TAACACTATCTACACTTTAAGAAAAGAAACCTTAAACAGTGAATATGAAGAAGATATTCGTTTAGTTCACGAATTATCTGCAAAATATGGTTCTTCTTACTTTGTAAATATGTTCCCTAAATACAGAGGAAATATGGCAAATTATATGGGATGTAGGACCTGTTTACAAGATACTTGGACTGGTGACTGGGAACAAGACTGTTTAAGAACAGGAAACCTTGCATATGTAACTTTAAACTTCCCAAGAATCGGATACCAATCTAAAGACGAAGACCAAGTATTCGAATACTTAGATGAATACATGGATTTAGCTGTAGAAACCTTAATGCTTAGAAGAGAACAAGGTTTAAAATGCTTAAACGACTACCATATCTTACCATTCCTTGATCAAGATGTTGATGGTGAACCTTACTACAGAATAGACAACTCCACACTTTCATTTGGATATGTTGGTCTTAATGAAATGTTACTTGCATTATTTGGAGAAGGAATTGAAAATCCCGATGCAAATAAATTCGGGGTCAAATGTTTAGAATATGTTAATGAAAGAGCTAACCAATTAAAAGACGACACTGGACTTAGATGGAGTGTTATCCAAACCCCTGCAGAATCTACTGCATACAGGTTTGCAACTCTTGATAAAAAACAATTTGGTGATAAAGCTATTGTACAAGGTAGTGCTGATGCTAGCTACTACACTAACTCTTCACATGTACCAGTTGACACACAAGGTTCTTTAATTGACAAAATAAAAATTGAAGAAAAATACCACAGTTTAACTCCTGGTGGACATATTTTCCATGCATTCATGGGTGAATCCTATTCTGATCCAGATTCATTAATGAGTTTAACTAACAAAATAGCTAAAAAATCAGATATTGGATTCTGGGCTTACAGTTCTGCATTAAGTTTCTGTTTAAAATGTAAAACTTTAATGAAAGGATTAAACAACAGTTGTCCTACCTGTGGTGAAACTGAAGATGTAGAATGGTATGATAGAATTACTGGATACGTACAACAAGTAGGTCGTGCAAAATCTGCATCTGGTGGTTGGAATGCAGGTAAACGTCAAGAATTAATTGACAGAAGAAGATTTGAAAACTAATTTCAAATCTTACACACCTTTTTTATTAAATTTTAATCAATTTCAAAACTAAAAACTCCTTTTTACTAAAATTAACTTAACAAAACTTAAGTTAAATTAAACTAATATTTATAAAACATTATTTAGATATTAAATTATAGTGATTATTCGGAGGAATCATTATAAATCTAAATTTTGATTATATAGAGAAAAAAATTATCCTTATCACTATTTTTTGTGTAGCATTTGTTACAACAAACATTGTTACTGTTAAAATCTTAGACTTAGGATTCTGGGGATTAACAGTGCCTTGTGGAGTAATAATTTATCCAGTTGTATTCATTCTTACATCTGTAATAGCCGATGTTTATGGAGAGTCAACTGCACAAAAAACAATTATTTTCGGTGTACTATGTAACCTATTATTTGTTTTAGTCTCAACAGTAGGATTATTATTACCTGCTGCTAGCTATTGGGCTGGACAAGATAGTTTTACATTTATTTTCTCACAAACACCAAGAATGTTAATTTCATCATTTATATCCTACCTTGTTGGTAACTTTATTAATGCTAGATTAACTACCATCTTAAAAAATAATTCAAAAGATGGAGATATTGGACACAAATCCATTATTGCTATTGCAGTTGGGGAAATTGTAGATAACACAATCTTTATTGGATTAGCATTTGCATTTACTGTGTCCTGGGAAAATATCGTTATTATGATTTTAGTACACTTTGTAATAATGTTTATTTGGACATTTATTGCTCAACCAATCACAATGCGTGTTGTTAAATGGGCAAAAAAAGGTGAAAATCCACAAATTGCATAAATAGAGGAATTAAATTAATCCTCTTTAATTACTTTTTTTAAAAAAATTTTTCAACATAACTAAAAAACTAAAAGTATATTAATAGCTTTATATAAATAATTTAACATTATCAAATATACTATATTTTGATTAATTTTATAATTT
This region of Methanobrevibacter woesei genomic DNA includes:
- a CDS encoding queuosine precursor transporter, giving the protein MLITIFCVAFVTTNIVTVKILDLGFWGLTVPCGVIIYPVVFILTSVIADVYGESTAQKTIIFGVLCNLLFVLVSTVGLLLPAASYWAGQDSFTFIFSQTPRMLISSFISYLVGNFINARLTTILKNNSKDGDIGHKSIIAIAVGEIVDNTIFIGLAFAFTVSWENIVIMILVHFVIMFIWTFIAQPITMRVVKWAKKGENPQIA